A window of Suncus etruscus isolate mSunEtr1 chromosome 4, mSunEtr1.pri.cur, whole genome shotgun sequence contains these coding sequences:
- the TICAM2 gene encoding TIR domain-containing adapter molecule 2 → MGGGKSKLDPCPLSFSWGKSISMDTKEGQLEPGSKAAQVLNLCGVAAQAGATEKTPRELEGKEGAGEMAEEDEDEVFLKFVILHAQEDTHEALRVQNLLQNDFGIKPGIIFAEMPCGRQHLQNLDDAVNGSAWTILLLTENFLRDTWCKFQFYTSLINSVNRQHKYNSVIPMRPLSNPLPREKTPFALRTINALEEDSRGFATQVERIFQESVYKTQQTIWKETRNTISRQFAT, encoded by the coding sequence ATGGGTGGTGGCAAGTCTAAACTTGATCCCtgccctctctctttctcatggGGCAAAAGCATCAGCATGGACACAAAGGAAGGCCAGCTGGAGCCAGGTTCCAAGGCAGCTCAAGTCCTCAACCTCTGTGGAGTTGCTGCACAAGCTGGTGCAACTGAGAAGACCCCCAGAGAgctggagggaaaggaaggagcagGAGAGATGGCGGAAGAGGACGAGGACGAGGTGTTCCTCAAGTTTGTGATCCTGCATGCACAAGAGGACACACATGAGGCCCTCAGAGTCCAGAATCTGCTGCAGAATGACTTTGGCATCAAACCTGGGATCATCTTTGCTGAGATGCCGTGTGGCCGACAACACCTGCAGAACCTGGACGATGCAGTCAATGGGTCAGCCTGGACCATCTTACTGCTGACTGAGAACTTCCTGAGAGACACCTGGTGCAAGTTCCAGTTCTACACATCCCTCATAAATTCTGTCAACAGGCAGCACAAGTATAACTCTGTCATCCCCATGAGGCCCCTGAGCAATCCCTTGCCTCGAGAAAAGACACCCTTTGCCCTGCGCACCATCAATGCCCTGGAGGAAGACAGCCGAGGGTTTGCCACCCAAGTCGAAAGAATTTTTCAGGAATCTGTATATAAGACCCAACAAACTATATGGAAGGAGACAAGAAATACAATTTCTAGACAGTTTGCAACCTGA